One window of Chloroflexota bacterium genomic DNA carries:
- a CDS encoding response regulator — translation MSDSNPRVLVVDDELSIRRFLRTSLAAHGFTVFDVATGQEALSAVITHRPDLVILDLGLPDIEGLEVTQRLREWSKIPIIILSVHEHESDKVAALDAGADDYLTKPFGIGELLARIRVAMRHTLQPATQPAFTVDALTIDLERRVVTLAGQAVTLTPTEYDLLRVLVLNAGKVLTHHQLLRQVWGAGYESETHMLRVNISNLRRKIEADVSRPRYIITEPGVGYRLKTE, via the coding sequence GTGAGCGACTCCAATCCGCGCGTGTTGGTCGTGGATGACGAGTTGTCCATTCGACGATTTTTGCGTACGTCGCTCGCGGCGCACGGCTTTACGGTGTTCGATGTCGCGACGGGGCAAGAAGCGTTGTCCGCAGTGATTACTCATCGTCCCGACCTGGTTATTCTTGACCTGGGTTTGCCGGATATCGAAGGGCTTGAAGTTACCCAGCGGTTGCGCGAGTGGAGTAAGATTCCGATCATCATTCTTTCCGTGCACGAACACGAATCGGACAAGGTCGCCGCGCTGGATGCGGGCGCGGACGATTATCTCACCAAACCATTCGGCATCGGCGAATTGTTGGCGCGCATTCGCGTGGCGATGCGGCATACGCTTCAGCCCGCGACGCAACCGGCGTTCACGGTGGATGCGTTGACGATTGATCTGGAGCGGCGCGTCGTGACGTTGGCAGGACAAGCAGTGACGTTGACGCCGACCGAGTACGACCTGTTACGCGTGTTAGTTTTGAATGCCGGCAAAGTACTCACTCATCATCAACTCTTGCGCCAAGTGTGGGGCGCGGGCTATGAATCCGAGACGCACATGTTGCGCGTGAACATCAGCAACTTGCGCCGCAAAATCGAAGCCGATGTGTCACGCCCGCGCTATATCATCACCGAACCCGGTGTCGGGTATCGTTTGAAAACAGAGTAA
- a CDS encoding xanthine dehydrogenase family protein subunit M has translation MIPAEFQYISPKSVPEAIALLQSNQDAKILSGGQSLIPLMRFRLATPPLLVDINNIVGLGYIREASGWLHIGATVREDDLDNAPIIREKYPLLRETARAIADPLVRNRATVCGNLAHADPANDHPATMLAYRAEVVATGVKGERVIPIDQFFIGLFTTTLTSDEILTEVRLPVPPARNGGAYVKMERKVGDFATAGVAVQLNLDTAGKIQQVGIGLTNVGPTAIRAARSEDVLRGKMPDDTLIAQSAQFAQADCAPSADLRGSEEYKRNLVRVLTLRAINKALERARG, from the coding sequence ATGATTCCCGCAGAGTTTCAGTACATTTCCCCGAAGAGTGTCCCCGAAGCGATTGCGCTCTTGCAATCGAACCAGGACGCCAAAATCCTCTCCGGCGGGCAAAGTCTTATTCCCCTGATGCGATTCCGGCTCGCGACGCCGCCGCTTCTCGTGGACATCAACAACATCGTCGGGCTGGGTTACATTCGTGAAGCAAGCGGTTGGCTTCACATCGGCGCTACGGTGCGCGAGGACGACCTCGACAACGCGCCGATCATCCGCGAAAAATATCCTCTCTTGCGCGAGACCGCGCGCGCGATTGCCGATCCCCTCGTGCGTAATCGCGCCACCGTGTGCGGCAACCTCGCCCACGCCGATCCCGCGAACGATCACCCAGCGACCATGCTCGCATATCGCGCGGAGGTCGTGGCGACCGGCGTAAAAGGCGAGCGCGTCATTCCGATTGACCAATTCTTCATCGGCTTGTTTACTACCACACTCACTTCCGACGAAATTCTCACCGAGGTGCGTCTCCCCGTGCCGCCCGCGCGCAACGGCGGCGCGTACGTGAAAATGGAACGCAAGGTCGGCGATTTCGCGACCGCCGGCGTTGCCGTGCAATTGAATTTGGATACCGCCGGCAAGATTCAGCAGGTCGGCATCGGTTTGACGAATGTCGGACCGACGGCGATCCGCGCAGCGCGCTCGGAAGATGTGTTGCGCGGCAAAATGCCGGACGATACATTGATCGCGCAGTCGGCGCAGTTCGCGCAAGCGGATTGCGCGCCCTCGGCGGATTTGCGCGGATCGGAAGAATACAAACGCAATCTCGTGCGCGTGCTCACGCTGCGCGCGATCAACAAGGCGTTGGAGAGAGCGAGAGGTTAA
- a CDS encoding (2Fe-2S)-binding protein: MGEKIHLVVNGAEVDTEVEPRLLLAHFLRDVCNLTGTHVGCDTTSCGACTVVMNGKAVKSCTLFTVQANDARILTVEGLANLGDGKLHPLQEGFHMEHGLQCGFCTPGMEMTAYAFLTKTQDPNPTEEEIRWAISGNLCRCTGYMNIVKAIRYAAQKMYAAQPAPVERPTAVAPVTAPQQEPERVPVRVQGGGE; the protein is encoded by the coding sequence ATGGGTGAAAAAATCCATTTGGTCGTCAATGGCGCCGAGGTGGACACCGAGGTCGAGCCGCGTTTGTTGCTCGCGCATTTTCTGCGCGATGTCTGCAATCTCACCGGCACGCACGTTGGTTGCGACACCACCTCCTGCGGCGCATGTACCGTCGTCATGAATGGTAAAGCGGTCAAGTCGTGTACGTTGTTCACCGTGCAAGCCAACGACGCGCGCATCCTGACCGTCGAAGGATTGGCGAACCTGGGCGACGGCAAACTGCATCCGTTGCAAGAGGGCTTTCACATGGAGCACGGTTTGCAGTGTGGGTTCTGCACGCCGGGCATGGAGATGACCGCGTACGCCTTTTTGACCAAGACCCAGGATCCCAATCCCACGGAAGAAGAAATTCGCTGGGCGATCTCCGGCAATCTGTGTCGTTGCACCGGGTACATGAATATCGTCAAAGCGATTCGCTACGCGGCGCAAAAAATGTACGCGGCACAACCCGCGCCGGTCGAACGACCGACCGCGGTTGCGCCAGTCACTGCCCCGCAACAAGAACCCGAGCGCGTTCCCGTGCGCGTCCAGGGCGGAGGTGAATGA
- a CDS encoding GNAT family N-acetyltransferase, whose amino-acid sequence MGTVEIKIRTINRNELPALLELYRHLHAVDAPLPSDDLLHQVWNDIVNDPRLDCLVAECDSKLIASCTLAIIPNLTRGARPYGLIENVVTHAEYRQKGVGTELLRHALQIAWAKNCYKVMLLTSSKREETHRFYERAGFRKGVKTGFVATQENQTAFDSRTPRGDVNLG is encoded by the coding sequence ATGGGTACAGTGGAAATAAAAATTCGTACGATCAATCGAAATGAATTACCAGCTCTGTTGGAATTGTACCGGCATTTGCACGCCGTTGACGCGCCATTGCCGAGCGATGACCTGCTTCACCAAGTGTGGAACGACATCGTGAATGATCCCAGGTTGGACTGCCTGGTCGCCGAGTGTGACAGCAAACTGATAGCGTCTTGCACGCTCGCGATCATTCCGAATCTAACCCGCGGCGCGCGTCCGTATGGCTTGATCGAAAATGTCGTGACGCATGCCGAGTACCGGCAAAAGGGCGTCGGTACCGAGTTGCTGCGCCATGCTTTGCAAATCGCGTGGGCGAAGAATTGCTACAAGGTCATGTTGCTCACCAGTTCCAAACGCGAGGAAACGCATCGGTTTTACGAACGAGCGGGTTTTCGCAAAGGCGTCAAGACCGGTTTTGTCGCGACCCAGGAAAATCAAACGGCGTTTGACTCGCGAACGCCGCGCGGCGATGTGAACCTAGGTTGA